The following coding sequences are from one Dreissena polymorpha isolate Duluth1 chromosome 8, UMN_Dpol_1.0, whole genome shotgun sequence window:
- the LOC127841693 gene encoding uncharacterized protein LOC127841693, producing MLACRGHQTRSCCFVNYVLYLDSTHNFYNEIAGTWNDVRNHIEQSSFWFLFPNKYDTIDEGRQIWTGLSRNTSTLRPFTAPSDCFKLQRHEQTLVEETDNCHLELPFICQEVSLPSKSTTSIPLGSTINSRTGSEEKPPNTLSGGLIGGIVAAAVAITVSILVCIVVIRRREQRKKREDANKCATEMVTSKNETESSGDIYSVSAKVKSRNVMDSLAYGIVNKRQTNRPVSSARNIPVDSERNSNIAEKTSVDDKGHTYLHHGNTRIEKVLEEASGDDEYNTLNELMDPEDVNKSDNVYNHVQGIDNDIYDHTAEDSEAHDRLASYSHVRGPFPSEEHRHDVYDHTTDDFETPDRRDLFSLVRGPSKHRHDAKNNI from the exons ATGCTTGCGTGTAGGGGACACCAAACAAGATCATGTTGTTTTgtgaattatgttttatatttagattccACTCACAACTTTTACAACGAAATAGCTGGCACGTGGAATGATGTTCGAAACCACATTGAACAATCTTCTTTTTGGTTTCTGTTCCCAAACAAGTACGACACTATTGATGAGGGGCGCCAAATTTGGACAGGACTTTCGAGAAACACATCGACATTGA gACCGTTTACTGCACCATCCGACTGTTTCAAGCTACAACGGCACGAACAAACGCTAGTGGAGGAGACTGACAACTGTCATCTCGAGCTTCCATTCATTTGTCAAGAAG TATCGTTGCCAAGCAAGTCGACAACGTCAATCCCTTTAGGAAGCACGATAAACTCAAGAACTGGATCGGAAGAAAAGCCGCCGAACACATTGTCTG GCGGTTTGATTGGAGGCATTGTAGCCGCTGCTGTGGCGATTACCGTATCCATACTAGTCTGTATTGTAGTCATACG GAGAAGAGAACAAAGAAAGAAACGTGAGGATGCAAACAAGTGTGCAACAGAGATGGTGACGTCAAAAAACGAAACTGAAAGTTCGGGCGACATTTACTCGGTATCAGCTAAGGTCAAGAGTAGAAACGTAATGGATTCCCTAGCATATGGGATCGTAAACAAACGACAAACAAACAGACCGGTTTCATCAGCCCGAAATATTCCGGTCGATTCAGAAAGAAACTCGAATATTGCGGAGAAAACATCGGTTGATGACAAAGGACACACTTATTTGCACCATGGTAACACCAGAATTGAAAAAGTACTCGAGGAAGCTAGCGGAGATGATGAATATAACACACTTAATGAACTAATGGACCCGGAGGACGTTAACAAGTCAGACAATGTCTACAACCATGTGCAAGGTATTGACAACGACATATACGATCACACAGCGGAAGACTCGGAGGCGCATGATAGACTGGCTTCGTATTCACATGTAAGGGGGCCATTCCCTTCAGAAGAACACCGACATGATGTATACGATCACACAACGGATGACTTCGAGACGCCTGACAGACGGGATTTGTTTTCACTTGTTAGGGGGCCTTCAAAACACCGACATgatgcaaaaaacaatatatag